The Triticum urartu cultivar G1812 chromosome 5, Tu2.1, whole genome shotgun sequence genome contains the following window.
CATCACTCAAGATTTGATTTAAAGTTGTTTTTGTGTGAAACAACCGAGGGATGTACATGCAGGGTGACAAAGCAGAACAGGGCAGCTGGGGTGCTAGAGAATCATGATGAAGGGAAGAGGTATTCCCAACACGGGGTGCGCAGGTTCTGGCTCTCCAAGCGTCGTGACTACATGCATGAACTGGACAATGTGCCCACCGACCGGAATTAGATCCAATTACGGGTCGTCCATGAGAAGAGGCCACCGTGTTTTCTTCATCCATCACACATATATGCATACTACAAGAACAAACGTGCTCCGCCACGCTTGCTATTATTGTTGCCTCCCTTTGTTTACTATATCCGTGTAGTCATGCATGTATGTTTTTGTGGCTGAAAAGACTATTTTGCTGTTTTATTTGATATGATATGGTCACACATTTTAACATCTTGTAGTTTATTTTTCTTGCCAAAAAACAACCAACTCATGATCAATCAAAAGCCTCATATAGAAAAATGTCTAACCAAATTCTTTGTAGGGGCAAACCAAGGCTAAAACCAAGTTTATTAAAAAAAAAGAGAACATAGCCAAGTGGCTATTAGTGTACCACCAACCTTATTTTCTTCAGAATCACTCAACTATATAGACTACGATCCCCTAGCCCTACTCGATTTGGCACCCTCCACTCGCATCGGCAAAATCAACCTTCTGCCTAGAACAAAAAGAGGTTGATCGGAGAAATTTTTGACTAAAGTGTCACATCATTGTTGTCAAAGTTCTCGTCACCAATTCATTTCGTGGATCCAAAATGGCAAATAGTAAATCCACTATCCACGTGTATTCCTTTTTTCCGTCACCAATTCATTTGTTTACAAAGGGTATGTATTAGCGAAAGTTTATATGCAGAGTTCACATTTTTTTTCTGCTAACAAGAAAATAAAGAGTTTACATCTTTATGCACTCCTCCGATACAATGCCAATTTTTTTAACTTTGTTGAGGGTTTGAAACATCATTTGCAAATAAAGAGAATCATGGAGTGGTAAAGTTGCGGCGAACTCTTTGGTTTCTTCGGCAGTTATTATTTTCGCCATCACTTCGCCTTGTCACCTGCCGTTCACGTTCGTTCCCCAATCCCCACTACCGGGTCCGATCCAATTCCATGACGCGGCTTTCACGGACCTCCCACCACCCACACCCAAACCCGCCACCGCCCACCCCTCTCCCCTCCCCCGGCcatcccctcccctcctccctccACTAAACCCTAGACCACGCGCGCGCCCCAACCACTCCCCAATCCTCTTCCCCCCACCCAAGCGGCGTatccggcgccgccgccgccatgggggtcctcgcGGCGTCGACGTCGGCGGGGGACTGGCTCGTTGAGGACGACATCCTCCTCAAGAACGCCATCGAGGTAGGTAACCGACGCCCCCGTAGCCCCGGATCGCGGCGGCAATCGCCCAATAGCCCTCCGTGTAGACGCGTTGGTTAGGTCGGCTTCGATTGAGTTGTCCAATTGCTGTTCTTGGGTGGTTTACTGCCCGCCGGAGCACCATGGAGCCAGAGGGGCCCTGCCCGTTAGTCAGAATGCTTAGTCCCCACCAGGCCTTGCAAAATTCCTGCGCCCGTGATTCTTGTTATCCGTTACTCGCAAGATTCTTGGACTCCCCTGTTGTTTACAGCAAATCTTCTTTGCTTTCTTTGTGTTTCAATTGCATAGGGGTGGTGCTCTGCAAGTCTGCACTACACAGTGCTTGGGTAGTTCTCGGGCATTGCTGTTTCTTACAGCCAATGTTTTTTATTTCATTTTGCGTTAGAAGGAAGCGTGTCGCTCTGCAGCACATAGGAGTTAACTGACAGCATGATGTAATCAGAAATTGGTGCCTCGTGTGATTGGCTTGAAACAGTTCCCGTTGTGCGTCTTTTGGTCCCGCGACAATCTTCTTTTAACCTTTGAGTCTGTAATGTTACAAGTGTTTAACCTTCTGTAAAATTTTGCATTGCTATATAATTGTTAAATTTATTCGAGACATGTTATACTGTATTCGCACATGTCAGCTTATTGGCCATGCAACAATCAAATTTGTTTGCgtaaaaaaagatggcatgaagaGATAGGCCTAATGAGTGCTTTTTTATTATACCAGTGAACAAAAATGAGAAAAGCTGCTCTGGCAATTGCTTATGAAATTCTGAAATCTGAATTTATGACTGCCCCCCTGTTTACTACTAATTGTTAAAATAATAATTTTGATACCTGTAGACTGGTGCCTCTTTGGAGTCCTTGGCAAAAGGAGCTGTATGTTTTTCCCGTAAATTTACCCTTCAAGAAATACAAGATCGTTGGACGTCATTGCTATATGACCCAGAGATCTCAGCACAAGCTTCTGCTCGGATGGTTGAGTATGAGACTGAACTTTCCACTTCCAACCCTGCCAAGCTACATAAACTTGTCAACTCGAAGGCAAAAGATTTCTCATTTCAGAAGCGGAAAATAGAGAGTGTCAAGAATTTATACTATGCGATGAGAAAGAGAGTATGCAATGAACCCTGTAACACCAATGACCTTGGTTTTCTCATTGCCCCTTGTTCTTGCATGGTGATTGGCGGGGAGTGTGTCTGCGGAGGCGTACCTAAACCTTCACATGATCAGCATGTAGTTCAAAATATTGAACCAGGGATGAATACAGTGAGCTGCTATGGACAAGCAGGTGGAAGCTACAGTGGTGCACAACAGACACATCCTGAAATAAATGGCCATTCTTTCCATGCACAGCATCCTGGGAGCATGATAAAAGATGAGGATGCCACCAATAATGCACCATATGTCTATTCAGATGTTCAAATGTATGACGCCTACACGCAAAAAGTTCCTGAGCCTAGTGAAGTGAACAATGTCTCTCTTAGAGGTATCACAGATTTTCAGGATTCTATGCAGTTTCAGCAATTGGCATCTAGCAACCAATGTGGCAATGAAGTAGCAGAATCAAAAGAAATGTTGATTACTGATCAAGTTGGAGTTGAACACGTCCATTTCCCTGCTAATAACAGCGGAGAAGCAATCTGGAACGGGGTTGATGAAACAAACACACTTACTCTTGCTGATGGTAAGAAAATAAAGACAGGCAACAGAGACCCTCTAGCATTGCAAGCAGATGGTGGGATTTGCATGCCTGGTTTAGATGATGCAGCAATGCCAGAAGGTGATTACATGGATTTTCCCTTTTTCAGTAACAGTGATGAGTTTGATCTCCTGAACGGTGAAAATTTTCTGAATTCTCCACATGATACGAATCAGGAAGACTTGGATGATCCTGATCCAAAAGGTGTACTGGGTGCAGACTCCGTCATGCAGAATATGTTGCACCCTGATGAGGCCAACATTTGCTATGATCAGGTAGATTCAGGCCATGTACATCATAACGTTGAGGGTGTTTCGGAAACGATCCTGGTCCCTACTACACCTGAAGTATGTTATCCTGGCCCGTATGCGGAATGCATGTTAAATACGGAAGATCCTGAAATCCCTTGCAATGACGATGCTAGTACACATGGCGAGTTTTCTCCCCTGCGCCCTACTGCTTCTTTTGCGCGGAACTCCGAGTCTCCATTCCCCCCTGCAACTAGCTCTCCATTAAAGGCTGAGCATTCCAATGCGAGTGATTTGGTCCAAATAAAGAGAGGAGATATGGCAAATGCCCAATCTCCATCACAACCAATGAAGCTTAGCCCATCCACTTCAGAACAAAAAGAAGGTTCAGTGGTACTTAATAAAGGTTGCATCCTAGGAGCTATACCCTCTGAAGGTCCTTCAACTTCCAGTGCACTTATGCATGGTAATATTGACACGAATGATGAGAGCACATGCATGCTAGCTTTACCTGCTATTCACCCATCTGGATTTGGTGAAGGACCATCGTGCAGTTTAGGACAGCACGATTTTTTTGATAACTCCCAAAGTTTGATGTTGTTCAATCCTGTTCAAGTGCCTGATCACATGAATTACAGCTCACATGACAATCAGTCAGAACTGCAAGATGCCTCTGCTCTACAGAACTGTATGCCATCACATGCATTGCCAGATGTGGGTCTTCAAGACCCTATTGCGGCCGCACCGGCATCAGCTCCACCAGAAGAATGCTTGGACATTGAAAATGATATTCCAAACTACTATGATTTAGAAGCCCTGGTATGTACCTGTTAACTTAGATAATAGAGCCTTTCACCGTGTTACTTCTGATTCACCCCTTTCGGTTCATTGCAGATACTTGATCAGGATCTAATCCCATGGGACCAGGCTGATTCATCTCACCCTGCAGGTAAATACGAACCATCCATTAAATTATTCTGAATGTGGTTAAGGATGTGCTACATTAATATATGCAAGTTTTTATAGAGATGCACATCTTAAGGCTAGCATGAATAACATTAGGATGACAAAGTTGTCCAAAAAAATGTATTGTGCTAAACTACGAGTCCTATTGTGCTGAAATAATGGTCCCATTGTTGTAGTACTTCACTATCAGTGTTTATAGTCACTAAAAATGAGACTAGTCATCAGTTCGTCATACGGGTGGGGTATTGGTCAGCTAGTAGGCTTAAGGAGGAAAATATATTCTGGTCTGGGTTCTGGCACTAGTGTAAGGTGTGTGGACCCACTTAACTGGATGTGGTGTGGCCCTTTCCCTCTTAGTGGCAATTTGAATGCAAACTACGTGTCATAGAACAATAAAACTGATCAAGCTTAGCCCATGCACACCAAGAAGCGTGACTTGGTAGATAATTTGGCTCTTCAGCAAGATGTGCCTGATCAACATAGATGGCACCTAACTCAATCAGGGTCTTACACCAGTAAGTCGGCTTACAATGCTTATTTTCCTGGCTCCATCAAGTTTGCGCCATGGAAACGGGTTTGAAAATCATGGGCTCACTCTGCTGCAACTTCTTTATCTGTCCGGCAATCAAGAATAGATGCTGGACATCCGATCACTTGGCTAATATAGGGGCTGCCGCATCCTACTGCTTGTTCCTTTCGTGATCAAGAAGAGGAGACAATCCAACGTTATCCTTATTTCTTGTGTCTTTACAAGGCATGTTTGGATGGTTATCCTACAAAAATTGGGCGTGGCTGCTCTTGCCCCTTGACCTGATGTAACACGTTTCTCCAATTGTTGGTATAGTCCTGTCAGAAGTGTGCCCAAGGAATTGAAGAAAGGCCCCAACTCCCTCATCATCCTTGTGGCTTGGGAAATATCGAAACACCGCAATGCATGTGTGTTTGAGGGTGCCAGGCCTTGTATTCCATTAGTGTTATAGGCAGCTGCTTATGAGAGTGACTTCTGGTGTTTGGTTGGTACTTCAGCCCTCCATGAGCTACTCCCTGACACTTGGTCAGGGTGTGTTTGGGCGAGGTTAATTTTCTTTTGTTCATGGCGAGTCTGTTATTAGACCTCTGGGAGCTGGCCTGCTGGCATCTCCTTGTATTTCTTTCCTTAACGAAATGACACACAGCTCTCCTGCGTCGTTTGAGAAAAAAAGGGAAATTGATTGAGTTTAATTTAGAGCAATTTTATTTTTCTGGTACTTTGGACCTTGTATGTTATTAGCTACAGTTAGGCATTTGCGTACCATGTACAGGAGAAAAATAGCCTACTTACCATTATCTATGTATTTGCATGGCCAGTTTCCAGATTTGATCATCCAGAGAACAGGAAATCATTGATAAGGTTGGAGCAGGGTGCTCGGTCTTATGTGAACCGAGGTATCATGTCTCGAGGTGCCTTTGCAGTTATCTATGGACTGCACTTGAAGTACTACATAAAGGATCCTGAGGTAAATCCAACTGATGTTTTTCAGCTAATATGGTCCATCACATATAACGAGACACAACTCAGCTTCTCCAGAGTACGGAGAACTTATGTTCATACATCTGCGCTGAACAGTTGCATCGTTTAAATTTCGTGTTGTGTTCATATTCGCAGATAGAAACAATTCATATGTTTGGTTATTTGAACAGCATCACACTTGCTACTCACTAGCAGTTTGAAAACTCATCTATCTTGTTTCTGTCTCATAATTGAATGCTGATTGAATTCTTCATTTCTTCTAATTCAATCTTTAAATAGAGAGATACGACCAGGCTGGTTATTGTGTGGCTTTCACTTCCATTAATTTTTGGCAAATTGTCTTCTTTAACTTGTATGAAATACATAATATTTTCGCATTTGTGCATCTTGGCACCATTTCTGACTTTTAGTTGCATTTCTCTCTTCTTTTCTCAGGTTATTCTTGGAAGAGAGACAGAAGACGTGAAAGTAGACATAGATTTAGCAAAAGAAGGGAGGGCGAACAAAATATCTCGACGACAGGTATTTGCTTGAATATTTTTTTCCAAGTTAGTGAATTTTAGTTACAGTTCAGGAAATAGGTGATGCCTAAAATATGATGATAAATATCTATATCCTGCAGAGTCTTGTTTTTTTGTTTAGTTGGTTCTTCTGTTTGTGGTTAGCTCCTGAAGAAAATGTATTTTTAGCTCATCTGCCGGTCTTAGTGTAATTGGTGGCCACAGAAGGTCTACTCTGCCCTGACCCTGACAGCAGTAAAAGctttgtgtgtcatgcattgtCCGAAGACATTTTGACGTGCAGGGCACATGTTTGTTTGAGCCAGTGGAGTTGCCGACTTTATTTAGTTGGCAATATTTTGGACTGGAAAAGTCTGGTGGGGGATGAATTATGTTTATCTAGGTCTCTTTTTTCACTCTAGGGTTGACTTGCATATTTATCTCAATGATTTGTATCATGCCTTTGTGTTATTAGTTGAGAAACTGTTAGTCTTAACACTTTGTGGCATTATACGATTCTGTGTATCTTGACTTGTTATGGATAGTTTTAAAAACATCTCCAGCTATTGATGTTGACCACACTTATATTATAGAATTGCGATTTTGTGGTATTCTACGATTCTGTGTATCTTGTAATTTGTACATCGTCTGACCATGCCGTGCTCCTGAAGTAGTTAACTGTTTTAAGTAATTAACAGCAGGCATCTCTGGTTACATCTGACCCCCAGTGGTTGCATCCACTAACCCCATTCATATGTTCTCCTTTAAGTTGCGAATTAGGGTATCATGCTGGTGAACTGCCCTAAATAGTGGACACCGTTAAGTTTTGCTAAATTCGTGCTATATTCTGAAAATCAGGCGGTTATCAAGATGGATAAAAGTGGGTCTTTCCATATCAAGAACATCGGGAAATGCTCAATCTTTGTTAATAGCAAGGAAGTGCCGAGCTGCAAAGGGATCAACTTAAGTTCTGATTCTTTAATCGAGGTACACAGATATCTCCTATTTCATTTTCCTGATTTAACTCTAGCCTCTTCATTTACGTTTTGTTTGTAACTTGGTGAGAAAGCTATTATCCTTCTAGTAAATATTCATGTTCTCTCTTTGTCTGGATTCTGATACAACTGCATTAAATGCTCCAGTTCTATGTTATTTCACAATAGAATCTTTGCAGAATGTCTGCAGTAATCCTAATAAACTGTATTACCCATTTACATACTGCATTTGGATTTTTTGAGCAACAATTGGGATATAGTTATGTGCCTGTGCCTGGAATTTGGACGGATAGTTTCAATGAATTTGTATAGAATAAACACTTGGCCATTGATGTAATTACCAAGAGAAGTAGAGATTTAACTAAAATCTCTATTGAAGCATGTGTTATTCAATGTTAACTTATCCTGGAGACCTGGTGTTTGCCAGTGAAATACTTATCATTATCTTAAAGAAAAGAAAAGCTTCATCATTCTGAGAAGGATTTTTATTCTAGATGGACCATTCATGCCTTATGCAAGGTCACAGCATATATCAAATTTTTTTGAACATGGACAATTTGTTGAGTGCACATCAGTGCCAGAGCTCTTACCGCTTAGAGTCAGGTACCAGTGTACTTGATCTAAGAGGTCACTTGCTATGTAGCAACGCAAGTGTAACATTTTAGGAGTTGAAGACTAGACCAAAGTGTAACACACGGACTAACGGAATGAATTATATTAAGAAAATTTATGATAAAATCGTAGAAACGCTTACATGCATGGGCCCTTTTTCAACTTCAAATGGGAAATAAAGCTGTATTAATTATTTAGACTAGCCATTTACTCTCTAACCAAGTGTTGGGCACATGCGTGCATGTGCTTTGTGAAGCATGTGAAAGATGAGGGTGGGTTGTGTCAGTCTGGTTAACTTTTCTGGTCGACTTAAATAACTTTGTTAATTTTCTACACATGTTTTCTTTTGCTGCAATGTCTGTTAGGTGTTTTATAAGCCGACAGATGTGATCTATAACTACAGTCCCTCAGCACTCACCACTCGCCCTTTTTGAAATGCTGAAACCTaaatgctactccctccgttccttttATATAATGAAGTAATTGGGTTGCCACTAACTATCCAGCTGGCTACTAAAATAATGAAGGAAAACATAGTCGACAAAGATATATTGCTCACTCTTTTTTGATTCATCAGGAAGTTAGTGACTAATAATTTACACATGAATAGTATAACTtgctccctctgtaaagaaatataagagtgtaAACGCTCTTGTATTTCTTTACCGATGGAGTAGCATTGTACCAGTGTATCTGCCAGTCCCCCATTCCTTTGCCATTCTGTTGTCCCGTAATTACGCCACCCATTGTGCTTAGTATTTGAAATAGAGTAACTTGCATAGTTACAGGGATGATTGGTACTCGCCGATGAGGTGCTTGCAGCTGCTAGTACTTACCATGATGCTGGTCTCATTTAGCTGTCGATTTTCCCTGCAGATAAAGGAGATGAGGCTGATCTTCCACTTGAATCAGGACGCTGTGAGGCAGTACATCGCCCGCACCCCAAAGCTCCAGTACTCGTCGTACCAGCCGGGTTTCTGAGCCCGCTTGCCAAGGCGCCCAATGAGCAGAGCAGCGAGCAGCGTATCTGCGTTGCTGCCAGTAGTTAGCGTGTCAGAGTGAGGGGCGCCCTGC
Protein-coding sequences here:
- the LOC125506163 gene encoding uncharacterized protein LOC125506163 translates to MGSRWIRPEVYPLFATTGVAVGICVMQLVRNITTNPEVRVTKQNRAAGVLENHDEGKRYSQHGVRRFWLSKRRDYMHELDNVPTDRN
- the LOC125510982 gene encoding uncharacterized protein LOC125510982, yielding MGVLAASTSAGDWLVEDDILLKNAIETGASLESLAKGAVCFSRKFTLQEIQDRWTSLLYDPEISAQASARMVEYETELSTSNPAKLHKLVNSKAKDFSFQKRKIESVKNLYYAMRKRVCNEPCNTNDLGFLIAPCSCMVIGGECVCGGVPKPSHDQHVVQNIEPGMNTVSCYGQAGGSYSGAQQTHPEINGHSFHAQHPGSMIKDEDATNNAPYVYSDVQMYDAYTQKVPEPSEVNNVSLRGITDFQDSMQFQQLASSNQCGNEVAESKEMLITDQVGVEHVHFPANNSGEAIWNGVDETNTLTLADGKKIKTGNRDPLALQADGGICMPGLDDAAMPEGDYMDFPFFSNSDEFDLLNGENFLNSPHDTNQEDLDDPDPKGVLGADSVMQNMLHPDEANICYDQVDSGHVHHNVEGVSETILVPTTPEVCYPGPYAECMLNTEDPEIPCNDDASTHGEFSPLRPTASFARNSESPFPPATSSPLKAEHSNASDLVQIKRGDMANAQSPSQPMKLSPSTSEQKEGSVVLNKGCILGAIPSEGPSTSSALMHGNIDTNDESTCMLALPAIHPSGFGEGPSCSLGQHDFFDNSQSLMLFNPVQVPDHMNYSSHDNQSELQDASALQNCMPSHALPDVGLQDPIAAAPASAPPEECLDIENDIPNYYDLEALILDQDLIPWDQADSSHPAVSRFDHPENRKSLIRLEQGARSYVNRGIMSRGAFAVIYGLHLKYYIKDPEVILGRETEDVKVDIDLAKEGRANKISRRQAVIKMDKSGSFHIKNIGKCSIFVNSKEVPSCKGINLSSDSLIEIKEMRLIFHLNQDAVRQYIARTPKLQYSSYQPGF